Below is a window of Bacteroidota bacterium DNA.
ATAGGATTAACCGAAGCGGATCTGAACAAGGCGCAGGTAGGCATTGTTAGCACAGGTTTTGAAGGTAATACCTGCAACATGCACCTCAATGATCTCGCGAAGGTTGTAAAACAGGGCGTTCGCCAGAGCGAATTGGTTGGATTAATATTTAATACAATAGGTGTGAGCGATGGCATATCGAACGGAACAACAGGTATGCGTTATTCGCTTGTGTCGCGCGATGTTATAGCCGATTCAATTGAAGTGGTTGCCGGAGCTCAGTGGTATGACGGTATAATTGCCGTGGTGGGGTGCGATAAAAATATGCCTGGTGCCGTAATGGCAATGGGCAGGCTCAATCGCCCTTCGATAATGGTTTACGGAGGCACTATACATTCGGGGAATTATAAAGGTGAAAAACTGAATATCGTTTCTGCTTTTGAAGCATTGGGAAAAAAAATAAAGGGAGAAATAACTCCTGAAGATTTTAAAAATGTAATTAAAAATGCCTGCCCGGGAGCGGGTGCCTGCGGCGGCATGTATACTGCCAATACCATGGCATCAGCCATTGAAGCGCTGGGAATGAGTATGCCCTACAGTTCTTCCAATCCCGCATTGGGTAAAGAGAAACAGGCCGAATGTATGGAGGTCGGTAAGGCGATGAGAAATTTACTGGAGAAAGACATTAAGCCTAAAGATATTATGACACGTGAAGCGTTTGAGAACGCGGTAACGGTTGTAATGGCGCTGGGCGGTTCAACAAACGCTGTACTTCATCTGATAGCGATGGCTAAAGCTGTTGATGTAAACTTAACGATGGATGACTTTCAAGCCATCAGCAATAAAGTGCCTTTCCTGGCCGATCTGAAACCGGGTGGGAAATTTTTGATGGAAGATCTGCACCTGGTTGGTGGAACCCCTGCATTAATGAAGCTTTTGCTCAAAGAGGGCTATCTGCATGGAGATTGTTTAACAGTGACCGGCAAAACGATAAAACAAAATTTAGAAAAACTACCAGGCCTCAGTGAAGGACAAAAAGTGATAGCTGATGTAAAGAAGCCTCTTAAATCGACAGGACATATACAGATATTGTATGGCAACCTCGCGGAACAAGGTGCCGTGGCAAAAATTACAGGTAACGAAGGCGAATTTTTTGAAGGTACAGCCATTGTATTTGAAGATGAATTTGAAATAATTGACGCGATCAAAAATAAAGCGGTGAAACCCGGTCATGTGGTTGTGATAAGATATGTAGGTCCTAAAGGCGGGCCTGGAATGCCGGAGATGTTGAAACCGACTTCCGCTATAATGGGCGCCGGGCTGGGCAATAGTGTGGCGTTAATAACAGATGGCCGTTTTTCCGGGGGAAGTCATGGATTTGTTGTGGGCCATGTTACGCCCGAGGCTTTTGAGGCAGGAACGATCGCCTTGGTAAAAGATGGAGATAAAATCACCATTGACGCTAAAAACAATTCAATTACACTTCATCTCGATGACGCCGAAATGGCAAAAAGAAAAAAAGCATGGAGACAGCCGCCTTTAAAAGCTACAAAGGGTGTGCTTTATAAATATGTTCAATGTGTTACATCAGCCTCTGAAGGTTGTATAACTGATAAAAATTAAAAAAATGGAAATGCTTGAAAAGGAATTGTCAAAGGAAAAAGCAAAATCTTCAAAACAGATAACAGGCGCCGAGGCCCTTATTCTATCGCTGCTGGAGGAAGGTGTGGATACTGTTTTCGGATACCCCGGCGGAGCCATTATGCCGATATATGATGCCCTGTATGATTACCAGGATAAGATCAATCATATTCTTGTCCGGCATGAGCAGGGTGCGGTGCATGCGGCGCAGGGTTATGCACGGGTGAGTGATAAGGCGGGTGTGTGTTTTGCCACTTCCGGACCCGGGGCGACCAACCTGGTAACTGGTATAGCTGATGCGCAGATAGATTCAACACCGTTGGTTTGTATAACAGGGCAAGTGGCATCCCATTTACTCGGAACGGATGCCTTCCAGGAAACCGATGTGATAGGAATATCTATGCCCATCACTAAGTGGAACCTGCAGGTAACAAAACCCGAAGACATTCCTGCGGCTGTAGCCCGGGCTTTTTATATAGCCCGTTCCGGCCGGCCCGGACCTGTATTGCTCGACATAACAAAGGACGCGCAGTTTGGTAAGCTGCATTATAAATATGAAAAATGTGAAAAGATCCGCAGCTATCGTCCGTATCCAAAATTAAATATGGGCGATGTGGATAAAGCGGTTGAATTGATAAACAAGGCAAAAAAACCATTCATCCTTGCCGGGCATGGAGTGTTAATTTCAGGAGCCGAAAATGAGCTCAGACAGTTCGCTGAAAAAACAGGAATACCTGTTGCTGTTACCCTGCTTGGTTTATCCGCTATACCAACTGATCACCAATTATATGTGGGTTTTTTGGGAATGCACGGCAACTACGGCCCAAATATTAAAACAAATGAATGCGACCTGCTGATAGCCGTGGGCATGCGTTTTGACGACAGGGTTACGGGGGATATAAGTAAATACGCGAAGCAGGCAAAAGTCATTCACATTGAAATTGATCCGTCAGAGATCAATAAAATAGTTAAAGCGGATGTGGCTGTTAATTCCGATGCGAAAGAAGCCCTGAAAGCCTTGTCAGAAAGAGTAAGCAAGGCCTCTCATGAAAAATGGATGCAGGAATTCCGTGATTGTAAGAAGCTGGAGTATGAAAAGGTTGAACAACATGACCTGTATCCCGGCGGTAAGGGTTTAAAGATGGCCGAAGTGGTACGCCTGATTTCAGAAAAGGCAAGTGCTGACGCCATAATTGTAACGGATGTTGGTCAGCACCAGATGGTGACTTCAAGATATTATAATTACAGGAAACCAAATACGAATATAACTTCCGGGGGTCTGGGAACAATGGGATTTGCCCTGCCTGCCGCGATAGGCGCAAAGGTAGGGAAGCCGGGATCGGATGTTATCGCGATAATCGGGGATGGCGGTTTCCAGATGACCCTGCAGGAGTTGGGCACGATCAATCAATCGAAAATGCCCGTTAAAATAGTTATCCTCAATAATAACTTTTTAGGAATGGTTCGCCAGTGGCAGCAATTGTTTTATGAGAAACGTTATTCATCTGTGGAAATGATCAATCCTGATTTTGTAATGATCGCAAAGGGTTTTAACATCGAATCCGCTAAAGTAACTGAGCGTAGTGATATTGAAGCGGCAATCGGTAAAATGCTGGATCACAAAGGTTCTTATTTACTGGAAGTGGTGGTTGAAAAGGAGGAGAATGTATTCCCTATGGTTCCTACAGGGGCGAGTGTTGCGGAAATACGATTAGAATAGAGATTATGTCGGATAAGATCCTTTGGTGGGCTTTAATGTTTTTGTGCCTGCCTGTCGGCAGACAGGCTTTTGTGGCAAATGAAATTTAACCACTAAAACACAAACGCTCCAAACCTGCCTGCCGGCAGATTTCACCAAATGCTTTTTGAAAATCGCATGTAATGATGTTATTCGATTTAAACACTAATAATTAAACATAAATAAAATGACAAAGCAATTTACAGTTTCAGTCTTCACCGAAAATAAGATCGGTTTGATGAACAGGATAGCTATCATATTCACCCGGCGACGAATGAATATTGAAAGAATAACCGTTTCCGAATCCGAAGTGAAAGGTGTGGCGCGTATTACCATTGTTGTGAATACAACGAGAGACGCGGTGGACAAGCTGGCCCGCCAGGTTGAAAAACTAACGGAGGTATTGAAAGCCTTTGTTCATGAGGATCACGAAGTGATATACCAGGAAATGGCTCTGTACAAAATGTCGGCCAAAACACTTTCGCATGCGGCAGCGGCAAAATTTGTTAAGGAAAATAATGCGCGTATTCTTGTGGAGGAACCTGAATATATCGTAATTGAAAAAACAGGTACGAAGGAAGAAACAGAAAAGCTGTTCCTTGAACTGGAAAAATACGGAGTGCTTGAGTTTGCACGATCGGGCAGGGTAGTGGTAACAAAACCTATGAAAGAGCTGAAAACTTATTTAAAAGAATTAGAAATTGAATTAGTATAAACCCGTTTCCCCGCCTAAGGCAGGGGCGACATTAAAAATAAATAAAATGGCAAAATTAAAATTCGGAAAAGTAGAAGAAAATGTAGTGACCAGGGAAGAGTTCACACTTGACAAAGCCAGGCAGATCCTGAAGGATGAAACCATTGCCATGATCGGCTATGGTGTACAAGGGCCCGGTCAGGCTTTGAACTTAAAAGATAATGGATTTAACGTGATTGTTGGTCAGCGTAAAGATTCATTATCCTGGCAAAAGGCGTTGAAGGACGGATGGGTGGAAGGAAAAGACCTGTTTGACATTGAAACGGCTTTAAGTAAAGGAACTATCATTGGCTTTCTTTTATCCGATGCAGGACAGCTAACATTATGGCCGCTGGTGAAAAAGTATTTAACAAAAGGTAAAACCCTTTATTTTTCTCATGGGTTCGGAATTACATTTAATGATCAAACAGGAATAGTTCCGCCAAAAGATGTGGATGTGATTCTGGTTGCTCCCAAAGGAAGCGGAACAAGTCTCAGGAGATTATTTAAAGCCGGTAAAGGGCTTAATTCATCTTACGCTATCTACCAGGATGCCTCAGGCAAAGCGTTGGATACGGTTTTGTCAATGGGAATCGGCGTAGGATCCGGTTATTTGTTTGAGACAAATTTCAGGAATGAAGTGCTGAGCGACCTTACCGGTGAGCGCGGTGTGTTAATGGGCGCGCTTGCGGGCATCATTGAAGCACAATACCAGGTGCTTCGCAAAAAAGGACATTCGCCTTCCGAAGCGTTTAACGAAACGGTTGAAGAGCTCACCCAGAGCCTTGTTCCGCTGGTTGGTGAAAATGGTATGGACTGGATGTTTGCCAACACATCTGTAACGGCTCAGCGCGGGGCTTTAGACTGGAAAGAAAAATTCAGGGATGTTACATTGCCTTTGTTCAATGAATTATACGAAAGTGTATTATCCGGCAAAGAAGCGAAACGTGTGATCGATGCCTGCAGCGATAAAAATTACCGTAAACAACTTGAATCGGAACTCACTACCATACGTGAATCTGAACTATGGCAGGCAGGAGCACAGGTAAGGAAATTAAGACCAGAATAGTTATAAGGTTTGCTGGTTTCAGGTTGTTTGGTTTCAGGTTTCAAGTTTCAGGGTTTCAGGTTCAAGTTTCTTGGTTAAGAACCTGAAACCAAACAACCTGAAACCAAATAACCTGAAACCAAATAACCTGAAACCAAATAACCTGAAACCAAATAACCTGAAACCAAATAACCTGAAACCAAATAACCTGAAACCAAACAACCTGTTTTGTTAGAAAGAATAAAAGCGGCGCACGAAAAATTAAAAGGAGTTGTAACGCATACTCCATTAATGCATAACCTGAATTTATCCGGTGAGTTCGACGCGAAAATATACCTGAAGCGTGAAGACCTCCAGGTGGTGCGTTCTTATAAGATAAGGGGCGCGTATAATAAAATAAGTTCTTTAACAAAAGAAGAGTTGAAGAGTGGTATAGTCTGTGCCAGCGCCGGCAATCATGCGCAGGGTGTGGCTTATTCCTGTAATTTATCGGGAATAAAAGGTGTGATCTTTATGCCCGTAACTACACCTAAGCAAAAGATAAAACAGGTAAAGCTATTTGGCAAAGAACAGATCACGATCAGTTTAGTGGGTGATGCATTTGACGACGCTTACAGGGCGGCCTTGCTTTATTCAGAGCAGCACAATTGCGCCTTCATTCACCCCTTCGATGATGATGAGGTAATAGCAGGGCAGGGGACAGTGGGATTGGAAATATTGGAGGATGTTAAGGAACGAATAGACTATTTATTTATTCCTATCGGTGGTGGTGGTCTCGCTGCCGGAGTTTCTTCAGTTTTTAAAAAATTGAGCCCTGAAACAAAAATTATTGGTGTGCAGCCTGAGGGCGCTCCGTCCATGTATCAGGCGATGAAAGAAGGAATGCCGGTAACGCTTGATTCAATTGAAAGTTTTGTGGATGGCGCCTCCGTTAAACGTTCGGGTGAAAAAACATTTGAGATATGTAAACAAACACTCGACGACATTGTGTTGGTTCCCGAAGGAAAAGTGTGTACCACCATACTTAAACTGTATAATGAAGAAGCAATGGTGGTGGAACCCGCCGGCGCACTCACTATTTCTGCACTCGACCTGTATAAAGAAAAGATAAAAGGAAAAAATGTGGTATGCATAGTGAGCGGCGGTAATAACGATATTGTGCGCACCGAAGAGATCAAAGAGCGCTCCCTGCTTTACGAGGGACTGAAACATTATTTTATTATCCGTTTCCCGCAGCGGGCAGGAGCTTTGCGTGAATTTGTTGTGGATGTACTTGGTCCCAACGATAACATTACCTATTTCGAATACTCAAAAAAGAATAACAGGGAAGTGGGACCGGCGGTTGTAGGCCTCGAGTTAAATGAAAAAGCCAGCCTCGAAGTTTTACTCAATAAAAT
It encodes the following:
- the ilvD gene encoding dihydroxy-acid dehydratase, yielding MELNKYSKTITQDETQPAAQAMLYGIGLTEADLNKAQVGIVSTGFEGNTCNMHLNDLAKVVKQGVRQSELVGLIFNTIGVSDGISNGTTGMRYSLVSRDVIADSIEVVAGAQWYDGIIAVVGCDKNMPGAVMAMGRLNRPSIMVYGGTIHSGNYKGEKLNIVSAFEALGKKIKGEITPEDFKNVIKNACPGAGACGGMYTANTMASAIEALGMSMPYSSSNPALGKEKQAECMEVGKAMRNLLEKDIKPKDIMTREAFENAVTVVMALGGSTNAVLHLIAMAKAVDVNLTMDDFQAISNKVPFLADLKPGGKFLMEDLHLVGGTPALMKLLLKEGYLHGDCLTVTGKTIKQNLEKLPGLSEGQKVIADVKKPLKSTGHIQILYGNLAEQGAVAKITGNEGEFFEGTAIVFEDEFEIIDAIKNKAVKPGHVVVIRYVGPKGGPGMPEMLKPTSAIMGAGLGNSVALITDGRFSGGSHGFVVGHVTPEAFEAGTIALVKDGDKITIDAKNNSITLHLDDAEMAKRKKAWRQPPLKATKGVLYKYVQCVTSASEGCITDKN
- the ilvB gene encoding biosynthetic-type acetolactate synthase large subunit; this encodes MLEKELSKEKAKSSKQITGAEALILSLLEEGVDTVFGYPGGAIMPIYDALYDYQDKINHILVRHEQGAVHAAQGYARVSDKAGVCFATSGPGATNLVTGIADAQIDSTPLVCITGQVASHLLGTDAFQETDVIGISMPITKWNLQVTKPEDIPAAVARAFYIARSGRPGPVLLDITKDAQFGKLHYKYEKCEKIRSYRPYPKLNMGDVDKAVELINKAKKPFILAGHGVLISGAENELRQFAEKTGIPVAVTLLGLSAIPTDHQLYVGFLGMHGNYGPNIKTNECDLLIAVGMRFDDRVTGDISKYAKQAKVIHIEIDPSEINKIVKADVAVNSDAKEALKALSERVSKASHEKWMQEFRDCKKLEYEKVEQHDLYPGGKGLKMAEVVRLISEKASADAIIVTDVGQHQMVTSRYYNYRKPNTNITSGGLGTMGFALPAAIGAKVGKPGSDVIAIIGDGGFQMTLQELGTINQSKMPVKIVILNNNFLGMVRQWQQLFYEKRYSSVEMINPDFVMIAKGFNIESAKVTERSDIEAAIGKMLDHKGSYLLEVVVEKEENVFPMVPTGASVAEIRLE
- the ilvN gene encoding acetolactate synthase small subunit: MTKQFTVSVFTENKIGLMNRIAIIFTRRRMNIERITVSESEVKGVARITIVVNTTRDAVDKLARQVEKLTEVLKAFVHEDHEVIYQEMALYKMSAKTLSHAAAAKFVKENNARILVEEPEYIVIEKTGTKEETEKLFLELEKYGVLEFARSGRVVVTKPMKELKTYLKELEIELV
- the ilvC gene encoding ketol-acid reductoisomerase, whose product is MAKLKFGKVEENVVTREEFTLDKARQILKDETIAMIGYGVQGPGQALNLKDNGFNVIVGQRKDSLSWQKALKDGWVEGKDLFDIETALSKGTIIGFLLSDAGQLTLWPLVKKYLTKGKTLYFSHGFGITFNDQTGIVPPKDVDVILVAPKGSGTSLRRLFKAGKGLNSSYAIYQDASGKALDTVLSMGIGVGSGYLFETNFRNEVLSDLTGERGVLMGALAGIIEAQYQVLRKKGHSPSEAFNETVEELTQSLVPLVGENGMDWMFANTSVTAQRGALDWKEKFRDVTLPLFNELYESVLSGKEAKRVIDACSDKNYRKQLESELTTIRESELWQAGAQVRKLRPE
- the ilvA gene encoding threonine ammonia-lyase IlvA, whose protein sequence is MLERIKAAHEKLKGVVTHTPLMHNLNLSGEFDAKIYLKREDLQVVRSYKIRGAYNKISSLTKEELKSGIVCASAGNHAQGVAYSCNLSGIKGVIFMPVTTPKQKIKQVKLFGKEQITISLVGDAFDDAYRAALLYSEQHNCAFIHPFDDDEVIAGQGTVGLEILEDVKERIDYLFIPIGGGGLAAGVSSVFKKLSPETKIIGVQPEGAPSMYQAMKEGMPVTLDSIESFVDGASVKRSGEKTFEICKQTLDDIVLVPEGKVCTTILKLYNEEAMVVEPAGALTISALDLYKEKIKGKNVVCIVSGGNNDIVRTEEIKERSLLYEGLKHYFIIRFPQRAGALREFVVDVLGPNDNITYFEYSKKNNREVGPAVVGLELNEKASLEVLLNKMKQKHIVFEYINDKPELFEYIT